A window of the Ostrea edulis chromosome 1, xbOstEdul1.1, whole genome shotgun sequence genome harbors these coding sequences:
- the LOC125646453 gene encoding protein O-glucosyltransferase 2-like: protein MHVSAGHLSFVLSLLQLVVETSSAQGSEQSGSRTLSLEKSIVWGPGLKTRFSLPVRYFFVHAVGQFGENFTHSLGEKAFEVKVTQEDGSRARIYAQVLDLQDGSYVVRFRPFETYSSLRINLLHDQNHVAKSPYYLKGMVYHEDCYCPMSNIEKWYTTHECPDTYEQIDRDLSIFKKKLNLKKVASEAISRFNQKGMHSLTHYRIINNKVYRKTYGEHVGFKMFSDAIILSLTRKVVLPDIEFFVNLGDWPLEKKSLAEDPIPVFSWCGSDDSKDIVMPTYDLTEATLQMMSRVTLDTLSVQATKVAWENKTEKAFWRGRDSRQERLDLVVMSRKEPQLVDAALTHMFFFKKEPEKYGELVKSTPFFDFFDYKYQINLDGTVAAYRFPYLMGGNSVVLKQDSPYYEHFYKSLEPNKHYIPFKRDLSNLREKILWAKSHDEEAKKISRNAQQFVKENLLPKDVFCYHVKLFDKFSERLLSRPEKPDDSWDLVEQPSDESKCDCKRLKKMKKHDEL from the exons ATGCATGTTAGTGCCGGCCACCTGTCGTTTGTGCTTTCGTTATTGCAGCTCGTGGTCGAAACATCGTCTGCACAAGGATCCGAGCAATCGGGATCGAGGACCCTTTCCCTAGAGAAAAGCATTGTGTGGGGACCCGGACTGAAGACCAGATTTTCTTTACCTGTCAGATACTTTTTCGTTCATGCTGTGGGTCAATTCGGAGAGAA CTTCACCCATTCACTTGGAGAAAAAGCATTTGAAGTCAAAGTTACTCAGGAAGATGGTAGCCGAGCCCGAATTTACGCCCAGGTGTTGGACCTGCAAGATGGCAGCTATGTCGTTCGATTCCGACCATTTGAAACTTATAGCAGTCTTAGAATTAACTTACTACATGATCAGAATCATGTGGCCAAATCTCCTTACTACCTAAAAG gaATGGTGTACCATGAAGACTGTTATTGTCCAATGAGTAACATAGAGAAATGGTACACCACCCATGAATGCCCAGATACATATGAACAGATCGACAGAGATCTgtccatatttaaaaaaaaactcaacCTGAAGAAAGTAGCATCAGAGGCCATCAGTCGCTTCAACCAAAAAGGCATGCATAGTCTTACACACTACCGCATCATCAATAACAAG GTTTATAGGAAGACCTATGGAGAACATGTAGGATTCAAAATGTTTAGTGATGCCATTATACTTTCACTTACAAGAAAG GTTGTCCTGCCTGACATAGAGTTTTTTGTAAACCTTGGTGATTGGCCTCTAGAGAAGAAGTCCCTGGCTGAGGACCCAATTCCAGTATTCTCTTGGTGTGGGTCAGATGACTCCAAGGACATCGTCATGCCAACCTATGATCTCACAGAAGCAACACTCCAAATGATGTCCAG GGTAACCCTGGACACTCTATCCGTCCAAGCAACCAAAGTAGCGTGGGAAAACAAGACAGAAAAAGCTTTCTGGAGAGGACGCGACAGTCGCCAGGAACGACTCGATCTTGTTGTCATGTCGAGAAAAGAACCACAACTAGTAGATGCAGCACTAACTCATATGTTCTTCTTCAAGAAGGAACCTGAAAAATATGGGGAGCTTGTCAAGTCTACACCTTTCTTTGATTTCTTTGAT TACAAGTATCAAATTAATCTGGATGGAACAGTAGCTGCATACAGGTTTCCATATCTAATGGGAGGTAACTCTGTAGTGCTCAAACAAGACTCCCCATATTACGAACATTTCTACAAGAGCTTAGAGCCAAATAAACATTACATTCCATTCAAAAGGGACCTCAGTAATCTCAGAGAAAAAATATTATGGGCAAAGAGCCATGATGAGGAG GCAAAGAAAATTTCTAGAAATGCTCAACAATTTGTGAAAGAAAATTTACTACCAAAAGATGTCTTCTGTTATCATGTCAAATTATTTGAT AAATTTTCCGAGCGTTTGCTGTCAAGGCCTGAGAAGCCAGATGATTCCTGGGACCTCGTAGAACAGCCAAGTGATGAGTCCAAATGTGACTGTAAACGGTTAAAAAAGATGAAG AAACATGACGAACTGTGA